The Candidatus Koribacter versatilis Ellin345 genome has a segment encoding these proteins:
- a CDS encoding alpha-2-macroglobulin family protein, protein MRARIASVLLLIFVLNSLPAHAQEKKIYFSITTNKTFRTGEKPAIQVYARNVDVLEFRVYKVHDPVKFFSQLQNVHNFGPEYSPRETVDERTWLEKFHDWKHDLWVSIRDFFRSQFSAKNRAEIRDRHAEKAKKSRITGNAGFANVPLLNSQQLVARWRIDVPSNFVSDSSSTPLDALPAGAYVVEATDGTYRAYTVLLVSDMALVIKAAEGQLVAYTADRGSGSPITDATVTTWRTKKIAAQFKTDTQGLGEAKVDSTTVERETPSDNGSEWVLAQHGDDVALVAPYQLNVSSDPYRDWSGYVYTDRPVYRPGDTVQFKAIIRRRQHDQLSLPTDREIKVTIQDAAQNTVLQKSYTVSSFGSVNGSLELPKTAALGYYNVSLSVGSVGGGFQVEEYKKPEYFVKVTPEAPRVLQGGKMKATIEARYYFGEPVANAKVKYVVHTQRSYYFGDEDSEFDEPPATEGGGDEGSADSDSGGGFFYGEQVLEEQGKLDANGRLTITIPTNVEEKYKNDVDYRVEARVTDAANREIPGHNGFLATYGAFHLSVEGQSYVYKQGETGQFTVKALDYDKKPVSTPVHVEMLKYKYGQEDQVIQKTDVTTGADGLAHFTLPLSDASEYTIRVKSPSAGRELQASTWLWVAGKNETTWAEGEARNLQFVADKTSYKVGDVAHVLVMGIPEKATLLLTTEGNNVLSKQLVHSDASSATVDIPITIDSQPNIYVGVVSIRDNQFYQGSKSLNVPPAERRLNIEITPVKQQFQPGEAAMYNVVAKDWQGKPVKAELSVGVVDDAVYAVEPDTAGDIVKAFYYQRYGAVQTNSSFDFYFHGEAGKKILELAKKPTPHSRALAQVKATDFVQPRVRKAFPDTAYWSATVQTDASGMATAKLSFPDSLTTWRTTVRAITADTRGGWAVNRVLVRKNLMVRLAVPRFFRAGDEVTVSAIVHNYLEGTKNARVSLDVTGLDVVNGSTQDVTVPIRGEVKVDWRLKTKPNATSSKLVAKALTNEESDALELTLPVVPLGVKQVINNAGAISEPSAQRTAAINFPATAPESSRGLDIDLAPSVAGSLLGSLEYLTSFPYGCTEQTMSGFLPDVIVAKTLKDLNIKSSIEPSRLREQVKAGMQRLNDFQHEDGGWGWWKDDDSMVFMTAYVVAGLSQAKDAGYYPDEERVDKGKQFLHAALKKHPNMISDLRAYVVYALALAGDKDKKDLDSVWDRKDKLSAEGIAFAGLTMQIENDARVSDAANSLKSMMKTEGDGAYWLSKRDDLLEIDTDTSAETTAYAVKFFTALSPSDPVLPQAIQWLMRHRDEGYYWDSTKQTAMVIYGVADYLKASKELEATFSADVLVNGKSILTKKFTPDDAASAVKPQTIHLNPEQLAANNQVEIRKNGGGRLYWSARGSYFSTDKKLYSSGTFSLNIARDYYKLTSHNDGQKITYDLSQLSGPVESGDVLAVRVTVSGGKWKYLLVEDPIPAGTEFIEHDELYQVNQKPTWWRNWYSRREFHDDRAAIFQTYFDGSREYFYLLKVVNPGIFQISPASVQPMYQPDVRSTTDLSHVEVK, encoded by the coding sequence ATGCGCGCAAGAATTGCGTCCGTCCTTCTTCTCATATTCGTTCTGAACTCTCTGCCTGCCCATGCACAGGAGAAGAAGATCTACTTCTCCATCACCACGAATAAGACCTTCCGCACCGGCGAAAAACCCGCCATCCAGGTCTACGCGCGCAACGTGGACGTCCTCGAGTTCCGCGTCTACAAGGTCCACGACCCCGTTAAGTTCTTCTCGCAACTCCAGAACGTCCACAACTTTGGCCCCGAATATTCGCCGCGCGAAACCGTGGACGAACGCACGTGGCTCGAAAAGTTTCACGACTGGAAGCACGACCTCTGGGTCTCGATCCGCGACTTCTTCCGCTCCCAGTTCTCCGCTAAGAACCGCGCTGAAATCCGCGACCGGCACGCCGAAAAAGCTAAAAAGAGCCGTATCACCGGCAACGCCGGATTCGCTAATGTCCCGCTCCTCAACTCGCAGCAGTTAGTTGCGCGTTGGCGTATCGATGTCCCGTCCAACTTCGTCAGCGATTCCTCTTCCACGCCTCTCGATGCTCTGCCCGCTGGCGCCTACGTCGTCGAAGCTACCGATGGCACCTATCGCGCTTACACCGTCTTGCTCGTCTCTGACATGGCTTTAGTGATCAAAGCTGCGGAAGGCCAACTCGTCGCCTACACCGCCGATCGTGGCAGTGGTTCCCCGATCACTGACGCCACCGTGACCACTTGGCGCACGAAGAAAATTGCCGCCCAATTCAAAACTGACACGCAAGGCCTCGGCGAGGCCAAGGTTGATTCCACCACCGTCGAGCGCGAAACGCCCTCCGACAACGGCTCCGAGTGGGTCCTCGCCCAGCACGGCGACGACGTCGCCCTCGTCGCTCCCTACCAACTCAACGTCAGCAGCGATCCCTACCGGGACTGGTCGGGTTACGTCTATACCGATCGCCCCGTCTATCGTCCCGGCGACACGGTTCAGTTCAAAGCCATCATTCGCCGTCGTCAGCACGACCAGCTCTCGCTTCCGACAGACCGAGAAATCAAGGTCACTATCCAGGACGCTGCGCAAAACACCGTCCTCCAGAAGTCCTATACGGTCTCGAGCTTCGGCAGCGTGAATGGTTCTCTCGAACTTCCGAAAACTGCGGCGCTCGGCTACTACAACGTCTCGCTTTCCGTCGGCAGCGTCGGTGGCGGATTCCAAGTTGAGGAATACAAGAAGCCGGAATACTTCGTGAAAGTCACTCCCGAAGCCCCTCGCGTCCTACAAGGCGGCAAGATGAAGGCCACCATCGAAGCCCGCTACTACTTCGGTGAGCCAGTCGCGAACGCGAAGGTGAAGTACGTCGTCCACACCCAGCGCTCCTACTACTTCGGCGACGAAGACTCCGAATTCGATGAACCGCCCGCCACGGAAGGCGGTGGCGATGAGGGCTCCGCCGATAGCGACAGCGGCGGTGGCTTCTTCTATGGCGAACAGGTCCTAGAAGAGCAGGGCAAACTCGACGCCAACGGGCGCCTCACGATCACCATTCCGACGAATGTCGAAGAGAAATATAAGAACGACGTGGATTACCGCGTCGAAGCCCGCGTCACCGACGCGGCAAACCGCGAAATCCCTGGCCACAACGGCTTCCTCGCAACCTACGGCGCGTTCCACCTAAGCGTCGAGGGCCAGAGCTACGTCTACAAACAGGGTGAAACCGGTCAGTTCACCGTCAAAGCCCTCGACTACGACAAGAAGCCCGTCAGCACACCGGTTCATGTCGAGATGTTGAAGTACAAATACGGCCAGGAAGACCAGGTCATCCAGAAGACTGACGTCACCACCGGCGCCGACGGCCTCGCGCATTTCACGCTTCCGCTCAGCGACGCCTCTGAGTACACGATCCGTGTTAAGTCGCCGTCAGCCGGCCGCGAGTTGCAGGCCAGCACCTGGCTCTGGGTCGCAGGCAAGAACGAAACCACGTGGGCCGAAGGCGAAGCCCGCAACCTCCAGTTCGTAGCCGACAAGACAAGCTACAAAGTCGGCGATGTCGCCCACGTTCTCGTGATGGGCATTCCTGAGAAGGCCACCCTGCTCCTCACCACAGAAGGGAATAACGTCCTCTCCAAACAACTCGTCCACTCCGACGCTTCGAGCGCCACCGTGGATATTCCCATCACCATCGACAGTCAGCCCAACATTTACGTCGGCGTCGTCTCTATCCGCGACAACCAGTTCTACCAAGGCTCCAAGAGCCTCAACGTTCCTCCCGCCGAGCGTCGCCTCAACATCGAGATCACGCCCGTCAAGCAGCAGTTCCAGCCCGGCGAAGCCGCCATGTACAACGTCGTCGCGAAAGATTGGCAGGGCAAGCCCGTCAAAGCCGAGTTGAGCGTCGGCGTCGTGGATGACGCCGTGTACGCCGTCGAACCCGACACCGCCGGCGACATCGTGAAAGCCTTCTACTACCAACGCTACGGCGCGGTGCAGACTAACTCGTCGTTCGACTTCTACTTCCACGGCGAAGCCGGAAAGAAAATTCTAGAACTCGCGAAGAAGCCCACGCCTCACTCTCGCGCTCTGGCGCAAGTGAAAGCCACCGACTTCGTCCAGCCCCGCGTCCGCAAAGCATTCCCCGACACGGCCTACTGGAGTGCCACCGTCCAAACCGACGCTAGTGGCATGGCCACCGCCAAGCTGTCGTTCCCCGATTCACTCACAACCTGGCGCACCACTGTCCGTGCCATCACCGCTGACACCCGCGGTGGCTGGGCCGTCAATCGCGTTCTCGTCCGCAAAAATCTGATGGTCCGCCTGGCGGTTCCGCGCTTCTTCCGCGCTGGCGATGAAGTCACGGTCTCCGCCATCGTTCACAACTATCTTGAAGGCACCAAGAACGCCCGTGTCTCGCTCGACGTCACCGGGCTCGACGTTGTCAACGGCAGCACGCAGGATGTCACCGTTCCAATCCGTGGCGAAGTCAAAGTCGATTGGCGCCTGAAGACCAAGCCCAATGCCACCTCGTCGAAACTCGTCGCCAAAGCACTCACCAACGAAGAAAGCGATGCGCTCGAACTCACGCTACCGGTCGTGCCGCTTGGTGTGAAGCAAGTCATCAACAACGCAGGAGCTATCTCCGAACCTTCAGCGCAGCGCACTGCCGCCATCAACTTCCCGGCTACCGCACCCGAATCTTCGCGTGGTCTCGATATCGACCTTGCACCATCCGTTGCAGGATCGTTATTAGGCAGCCTCGAGTACCTGACATCCTTCCCCTACGGCTGCACCGAGCAGACGATGTCCGGCTTCCTTCCCGACGTAATCGTCGCCAAGACGCTCAAGGACCTGAACATCAAGTCCTCGATCGAGCCCAGTCGTCTCCGCGAGCAAGTCAAAGCCGGTATGCAACGCCTCAATGACTTCCAGCACGAGGATGGCGGTTGGGGCTGGTGGAAAGACGACGACAGCATGGTCTTCATGACCGCCTACGTCGTCGCTGGCCTCTCGCAGGCGAAAGATGCTGGCTACTATCCCGACGAAGAGCGTGTGGACAAGGGCAAGCAGTTCCTGCATGCAGCGCTTAAGAAGCATCCCAACATGATTTCCGACCTGCGCGCGTACGTCGTTTACGCCCTCGCGCTCGCCGGCGACAAAGACAAGAAAGACCTCGATTCCGTCTGGGACCGGAAAGACAAGCTCTCCGCCGAGGGCATCGCCTTCGCCGGCCTCACCATGCAAATCGAAAACGACGCTCGCGTGAGCGACGCCGCCAACTCGCTCAAGTCCATGATGAAGACCGAAGGTGACGGCGCCTACTGGCTTTCAAAGCGCGACGATCTCCTCGAGATCGACACCGATACCAGCGCCGAGACCACGGCCTACGCCGTGAAGTTCTTCACTGCACTCTCGCCTTCTGATCCCGTCCTGCCGCAAGCCATCCAGTGGCTCATGCGTCATCGCGACGAAGGCTACTACTGGGATTCCACCAAGCAAACCGCCATGGTCATCTACGGCGTGGCCGACTACCTCAAAGCCAGCAAGGAACTCGAAGCCACATTCAGCGCTGACGTCCTCGTCAACGGCAAGTCCATCCTAACGAAGAAGTTCACGCCCGACGACGCCGCCAGCGCAGTCAAACCGCAAACAATTCACCTCAATCCCGAACAACTCGCCGCCAACAACCAGGTCGAGATTCGCAAAAACGGCGGTGGGCGTCTCTACTGGTCAGCCCGCGGCTCGTACTTCTCAACCGATAAGAAGCTCTACAGCAGCGGCACCTTTTCGCTCAACATCGCCCGCGACTACTACAAACTCACCAGCCACAACGACGGCCAGAAGATCACCTACGATCTCTCACAACTGAGCGGTCCCGTCGAAAGTGGCGATGTCCTCGCCGTGCGCGTCACCGTCAGCGGCGGCAAATGGAAATACCTGCTCGTCGAAGATCCCATCCCCGCCGGTACCGAGTTCATCGAGCACGACGAACTCTACCAGGTGAACCAGAAGCCCACATGGTGGCGCAACTGGTATTCGCGCCGCGAATTCCACGATGACCGCGCCGCCATCTTCCAGACGTACTTCGACGGCAGCCGCGAATACTTCTACCTTTTGAAAGTCGTCAATCCGGGCATCTTCCAGATCAGCCCAGCTTCGGTCCAGCCCATGTATCAACCCGACGTTCGCTCAACCACTGATCTCTCTCACGTGGAGGTGAAGTAA